From Cervus canadensis isolate Bull #8, Minnesota chromosome 28, ASM1932006v1, whole genome shotgun sequence, one genomic window encodes:
- the DEFB114 gene encoding beta-defensin 114: MKIFYYLFHFLCYATFVLPGNRSLVDPERCSKLYGQCKRRCPKYEKQIELCLSPSKVCCTERSFEDN, translated from the exons ATGAAgatcttttattatctttttcattttctgtgttatGCGACCTTCGTTCTACCAGGTAATAGAT CCTTGGTGGATCCTGAACGATGCTCAAAATTGTACGGTCAATGTAAGAGACGCTGTCCTAAATATGAAAAGCAAATTGAACTGTGTTTGTCACCAAGTAAGGTTTGCTGCACTGAGAGGTCATTCGAGGATAATTGA